From Leucoraja erinacea ecotype New England chromosome 29, Leri_hhj_1, whole genome shotgun sequence:
agtagagttgctgtctcgcagcatcagagacctgggttcaatccagactacaggtACATTCTCTTCATTGATTTTCACAGGGAGCTCTGATTtactcccacattcgaaagacctacaagtttttaggttaattggcttctgtaaattgtctttggtatgtaggatagtgctagtgtagagggtgatcgctggttgttagattcggtgggctaaagggactgtttctacacTACCACTAAACTGAATTTAATTTGGGGTGTGGATTGTAAATTACTTCTATCTGGAAAAAACAATGAACCTCTGTCTTTTCAGAAGCATCAGAGATATTGATTGTACCAGAAGTTGTTAGTCTGACAGTTGACAGCATTCAGACAGTTAAAATTGTCATAAGGTAAGGCACCGTGCAATCTAATGGAAACTTgaactttgtttagtttggaCCTTTTAAAGAAACTATGTTGATGCAATTTGTGCCCTAATAATTAGTCTATTTTTACCCTCTCCAGTGTTCCACTGCCAGAGGCTGTCGTCATCAGATTTTCTGTATTTTACTCATCTAAGCAAACTAATATTGTTGAGCTCCCAGAACAAGTAAGTAAACATCTTTAAACTTGGAAACTATCAAGGCAAAAGGGGTTTGACTGTTGACTTGGATTCACATTGTCCTGTTTTTTTGTCTGCCAATTGCTTTCTCTGTAAACTGATTCCTTTTGTACTCCAGTGAGTTTGCTTATTTTGTTGTAAATCGTGTTCTGCAAAGGCATTGACCCACACTGGCTCGTGTGCTTGTATCTCATTTTCCAGACTTGCACACGTGTGTGTATTTCCTGCAATAGCAGGTTGTACCCTTTTCATTGCATGATTTTTTTCTTCCATATGCCatgtcacaagttcataagtgatgggagaagaattgggccattcagcccatggtctactcgaccattcaatcatggctggtcaatctttccctcttaaccacattctcctgcccctaccacctgtaccaatcaactatctatctctgccttaaaatatcctgtTTTCAATTTACCTCCGTTTTAGCCAATTTAGTAGAACCTTATTTCTTCAGTCCAGTTTTTGATCTGGTCTTGAATGGCATTTTGCAAGATAAATTGGTAATATTTGAATTCTTTTCTCGTGCTGAAATGAAGATCTTGACTTCAGGTTTTGAGTGTTCTGTGATAGTAATTTTGTGCACTTGTATTTGCTTTTAATTTCTAAACGTGCCCTGTGACACAATCACATGAATGGAACTTCAAAGCTATTATAATTTATTTCGCCCTGTTTTTGCCACTTACTAATGAAGACACTTTTGTTTCCATGCTCTTAGGTTCTATTACCCCAGTTTACAAGCTCTTCATCCTTCCCAGTTAAAGCAGTTGAAGTTGGACAAGTTAGCATTCACCTTCAGTCTAACAGCAGCAATCTGACCAGGCATGTATCTCTATAGAACAGACCATAAAGCAACTCAGTTTCTCCTGTTTTGCCTCATGTGTACCAATGATGGACTCCCATTGGAACATGAGTGTATCTATTCCTTCTGAACATGTCACTATGTGCTGATCTACATTATCTCAAATTACTGCCTTCAGCTTTAAATGTCTGTACAATAATTTAACCAGATCCAGTTTGACTTCCAATTACCTACCTTCAAACCCAGATTCTTCTTTCCAATTGTTTGGGGGAAAGCAATATGCCTTTCTTGTCCATCCCTTCTCATGAAGAAAGAGCTGTTATCTTTGCTAATATTTTGGCTACGGGTTGGTTTGAGTCGGAACACAGATAAAACATTTGGCAGATAATATTTTCAACTTCTGTGTAACTTGGTGATGCTAAATGCCTAAGTTTTGCTTCCACTAACTGAGTTCCTGGTTCCAGAGCGCCCCTTTAGCAGGGATTGTTAGCAATAATTTCACGATGCCAGAATGAATGGATGTTTGACAAGGTATTGGACCATAGCTCTGCTGAGGTTTAATATACCTGTGTAATGACAGGAAGAGGGGTACACAGTGAAGCAGAGATGGTGCTTGTCCCGTTTTGTTGAAGCATATCAATTATGGCAGTCGTTTAAACATTAAGAAAAACTTCAAAAGACATTCTTTGAATGTGTCTGAACTTACCAATATGTCACTGCATTTGAGAAGAATTTAATGAGGGCACATGACCCAAATTGGCAAGGTGATTAGGTGTCTTGAATAGATGTTATATTGTatagagcatggaaatgggctctttggcccaactaatTAATGCTGTCCAAGTTGGTATtccaggctagtcccatttgcttgcatttggcccatatcctttaactttcctatccacatctgtccaaatgtattttgtaaatgttaattgtatccacttctatagattctggcagctccttccagatACAGAATGGAGAAGTTGCCCTTGAGCTCCCTCTTGAATCTCTCCCCTCACTGTAAACCTGCAGCTGGGCACACAGTATTCCAAGAGTGGTCTCACCGATGACTTATTTGGTTGTGTCATGTCCCTGCTTTTGTGCTACATACCCTTCTCGATGCAAAACACTTTTACCACCCTGTTCACTTGACAGGAATTATGCACGTTCTGCAATTAAGCAtgttctgttctacaacactctccagggctctagAATTTGCTATATAAATCCTGCCCaacataccaaagtgcaacaccttacacaTCAGTTAAATTCAATTTGCTTTTCCTTGGTTCCACTTGCCAAATGATCTGGATTCTGTTGTAGACCTGGACATTTTTTCTTGCTGTCCACCAgtttttatgtcatctgcaaacattgtTAACTGCAAGTAAAATGTGGTGGAACTTCTATTCCACTGGATGTGAAATACTTAATACAAAGCAGTGAGTTGGTGTAGTTAGTAGAACTGTTGCCTTGGAACTTGAAcaaccctgaccttgggttctgtctgtatgatATTTGTGTGTTCTCTCACTGGGATTCCTCAACATCCTAAAGATGAGTGGGTTATTTTtgttgcccctagagtgtaggtgaATAGTGGGGGGGGCTAGGGAGAGCAAGTTGTAGGCAGAATTAAGGAATGGGATTGCTCCGAGCTGGAaaatttcatgggctaaaatggTCTGCCAGCAATATAAAAATGAACATGTGCCAAAATGTTTCATGAATTAAGTTTGAAAGTAAGGCACAAACTCTAACCAATTAGGACATGACCAAGGCTTCACTTGGCTAAATTGAATAAGTAAAGCTTGTTCAAGAGTTAATTTCAATGCGCTTGTGTTTTGACACTAATAATTTACCAGCTAAATGTTACTTGCTTTGAtatactccattctatcaactgaAATGTTTATATTTGTTTTGTAGGGCTCCAACACACATTCATTTTCTGGTGGTGCACAGCCGTGTCCTGAAGATTATAAATATGTTAATTGGTTGGATTTACTTCCTGGCATGGTCCATCTCTTTCTACCCCCAGGTTCTTGAAAACTGGAGACGTAAAAGGTAAAGACAGCTGGGTAACTAATACCGCACTTGCCCTGTTAAACTAACTCCAGCCTTTCTGCAGGTTAATTTATCCAAGTGGTCCCAGAAAGTGGCAAACAATGATATGTATACTTAGCTGCAGTAAATTACTCCTGGTATAGATGTAATGGGTAAATGTTTTGGAGTTGATCACATGGGTATAGTAAAGTGGGGTTATTGGTATAGGAATGCCGTAAGCTGGCAAAGGGTCTGGATACTCTCTGGGCCACCActgaaagagaaaagaaaaagccAGCCCTTGGTTTACAATTCACTTGGTTTGTATTCATTGTTATTTGCTCTTATTCTTGGTGACCCAAAACTTGTCTGAGTTTGCTATAATGCACTTGTGTACACAATATCAGTATGACTTGTAcaaacaatgctccaaatgtagaTGGTTTTCATGGGAAGGCTTTCTCAAAATGAATCCTTCCATAAATGCAATCTTGGCTGCGGTTTTGATTCCTGGTCTTTACCTGTCTTTAAGTATCACTTTATCCAATAGTGAACTTGGGAGTTAATACAAATGATCTGCATTAATTAGCCCCTTAACCTCTGTATTCCCTGAAGGACAGACATGCTGAAGACCTGATGAAATCAATTGCCTAAAAGGCCCTGTAATATACTAGAGTTCATATTTCTCTGGTGACCAGTTAACATTTTGGCTCTGCACTAGAATGTTCATGAAATCTTCAAGTTAACATTGACTGTTTAATTCTCTTTTTATAACAGTGTAATTGGATTGAATTTTGATTTTCTGGCATTGAATCTAACTGGCCATTTGGCATATGGAGTGTTTAACATTGGCCTCTTCTGGATTCCCTGTGTGAAGGTAAAGATTGTTGGCCTATTTGAATTGAGACTATCTTTGCATTTGATTAGCTTGGCTCACTTAATAGCTTGGGTCAAACATCTATCATTATGTTTTAATCTCAGGAAACCAATTAACATGGGGAATGCTCCAGAATAAATAGTTGATATTCACCAGCTGATTCTAAGCAACAATTTCACTTGTCCTCTCCAATGTTTGCCATTCAGATTATGATCTGTTTGGAATTAAAACATTGTGCAGTGGCACGTGAGTGTACAGTGTTTAATTTATCAAATGGCAACGTTTGAGAAAATAAGATGTTGAATTTGTCTTTTACTGGAAGATCAATCCAACTTTGGTCCATGCCCTAGTAGTGAACTTCAGACCAGATTACTGAGCCTGAAGTACAGATTTCCACCAGTATTGtagcaagtccttctgcagtggaGATGATGGCATTCCATTGGGAAGTATCACATCTCTTGGATAATAAAATGACCTTTAGTTATACTTTAAATCTGTAGAGTTTGCTTCCTAGTTTATTGGGACAGACACAGGGGATGAGAATACTGATCCGTTGCTAGATTCTTGGACATTACCAACACGTTGAACTGTTTGTTTAAATGTAATGGTGTTTTTGACTTGTATTTCCAGAAACTATTTCTTCAGTGCCATCCAGATGGAGTGAACCCTGTGGAATCAAATGATGTGTTTTTTAGTCTCCATGCAATCTTGTTCACTTTCATCACCATCTATCAATGTTTCATTTATGAGGTCAGTTTCTCCTTTGCAGGCTGTTGGATTTGTAGGCTCCAGTTTAATAATTAATTGGTCTAGGAAAGCCTTAAGCTGGTAAAGGGTCTGGATACTCTCTGGGCCACCACTGAAagaggaaagaaaagaaaaaagccaGCCCTTGGTTTACAATTCACTTGGCTTGTATCCATTGTTATTTGCTCTTATTCTTGGTGACCTCAAACTTGTCTGAATTTGCTATAATGCACTTGTATGCAAAAATATCAGTATGACTTGTAAGATCACGGATTTGCCATGACCCACAGGCTTCTGGAAGTACTTGTTCCCTCAATCCCAGAGGCAACAATTGGCTTCCACCTTGGCATTATTGTTGCATTTTGAAGTTTCTGcaaattacattttcaattttCCTGTTAAATTATAGATTTGGCATTTCTATTCACAATGCTTGCCTTGCCTGCAATATTTCACTATTTCTATATAAAGGAGTCCAGAGGAGATAATATAATTTGATTTTGGATACTTTCACTTTGATCTTCACAATGCAAACTCTTTCCTTCccccattacaatacaatacaatttatttgtcatttggaccccgttgaggtccaaacgaaatgttgtttctgcagccatacattacaaaacgaaaaagacccgagacgcaacacaatttacacaaacatccatcacatcccccccccccccccccccccccccccccccccccccccagtcaaagccccccggcgggcgatggtgattgtcccgcggccattaaagccacgctgggtgatgcaaggtcgcgcaccgggtcttggtgttagagccccggcgggcgctcgcaaagtcccgcggccattccaagccgcgcggggcgatggtaagtacccgctccaggtgctcttcaaccccgcaactcgggcgggcgaagtcgccgctgcggaagccccgaaaagcggtttcccaccagggacccgcgggcttccggtgttgccatccgccagacccgcggttgtagcctccgaatctccgggggtcgggtcgcagcagcgctccacccacAGCctcacccgctctggactcggccagctccgcaaaggtgagtaggaccgcagctccgcaactggagccccaggtcgttcctgttggaggccgctccacgttgcagccccaacgacaacggagacccgacaagaaaaggtcgggtctcccgtgcaggggaaagattttaaagtttacccccccccccccaccaccacacacataccccgacaaaaaaaataaataaaaaatactaaaaactacatagaaacgagacaaaaataataaaaatacagacggactgcagaggccgctgctgacgaaagtcgcgccgcccacctgcTGTGGTCCCCATTGCCAACCCTGTGGACTAAATACTTTTGTTAAAGCCTCTGCTGGATCTGTACCAGATCAATTGCACAACCACTTAGGATTCAGACACTGCAATTAAACGGGTTTGAAATTTGATCACCTTATACTTGAAATTAATTAAATCAGTACATTTCAATTGAAAGCTCTGATCCGTCTAATCAATATTTTTCCAATCGCCACAGATTTTTGACTGCTAATTGTGTATCTATCAAATGCTGTAAAACATTCCAAGCCATTGACATTTTAGTTATTAATGTTGCTGATCATTTGTTTTCTGTTATACAGCGGGGGTCACAGAGAGTGTCTAAGATTGCAACTGGATTTCTCGTAGCTGCATGGCTGCCTGCTATAATCTTCATCATCCTGGCTTCAAGTGGTCAAATAACATGGCTCCAACTTGTCTACTATTTCTCCTACATCAAACTAGGCATTGTCCTCATTAAATACATTCCTCAGGTAAGCATGGGAGTTGTGCAGGACCAAACCAATGTGAGCAGATGGCTTTTGTTTAAACCACTGACATCTAGAAGTAAAATCCTGCCTGTGTTAAAATCTTGGATCTGACTAACTTCATGCTTGTGCTGCCTGACACCCAAGTGGCTTTATCCAATTAGTGCCTGACTCTGGCCACTTAACCACAATAAGATTCTGGTGCAGACCCCTTAACAATTATGTGGATGCCATCAATCCTTTGCCATGACTCTTCGAAGCATTGATGTGAAGATTCTTGATACAGTGTACAAGAATGCAAAAAACTAAATGGCAGGTACTATCCAACCAAATATTTTCAACAAAGGCTTACTGTTGGGTTTTCCTTTTAGAACAGACCAAGGTGGTTACCTGGGGTACCCCTAGCTTGTGTTAATCCTGGGAGCCCATTAAACCTTTGATCTAAAACCTAGTCTCACTGCTAACTTTTCCTGAGTTTCTAGATATCCTTGTACAGGAGGCAAATGGTTACTTGATTAGTGCAGGAATTGGTCTCACTGGCAATTCTTTCTCCAGGCTTGTATGAACTATCGAAGGAAAAGTACAGTTGGCTGGTGCATTTGGAACACAATCCTGGACTTTGTTGGGGGTATTTTCAGCCTTCTACAGATGTCCTTGCAGTCCTACAACAATGGTAAGACTTAATTGAAATGGTTGCTCGGCAATGACGTGGGCCCTCTGTACCTACACTTGGTCCAGTTATGACAATTTAGTGACCAGACATTAATTTTGACTTTCATCCTAGCTGCTCATCCAGTGACCAGGTCTTTTGCAATTCTAATCTGTTCATTACAATCATTCCACTACTTTAAACCTATCactggacagcttgattatattTGCCTAGTATTTCCACTAACTAGATGGAGCATAactaaagctcttcactgtatccccatacacaggacaataaactaaactgaacaaggcTTTTTGTAGCCTGTTTGAGGAAAATCTAAACATATCCTGGGAATTAAAAATAGTCAGTCTGCAGCAACAAGGTTAATGTTGATTTAAATACTGATTCTGATGAAGGTCAGCATTGTTCctcttcagatgctgtctgacctgagcACTACCAGCATTGAGCAGTTTTGAACAGAAAAGACGTGCTTGCCTTTAACAATTCAAGTTTGGCAGCTTCCAACTAACAATTGATTACTCACTAATATCTCAAACTCATTTGTGCTGTGGTTTGTTTCCATCGCTAGAACACCTGTCATGTATTCTATAGTCTAACCTTTAGTGGTCAGGCTACATACACACTAGATGTTAGCACTGAGAGCacttgaatctcttgaactccTGGATGATCTGTTGATGATCATTTTGTTAGATTCTGAAATGGCCAACGCTACCTATTCAATTATGGTGCTTGTACTGGGCATTTTTTTGAAGTTTAAATTTTTCTTCCTGCAGATGAGTGGATGCTGATCTTTGGAGATCCGACCAAGTTTGGCCTTGGACTGGTATCCATCTTGTTTGATTTCATCTTCATGGTGCAGCATTATTGTCTGTACAACAAAGCCAAAGGCTACTTGTCTCTGAATGATGGAGAATCTTCTGTGAGCTAACACCAGAAACCTCTTTAATATGGTTCAATTACTTGGTTTGTACAATTCACATTGGGCCATAATGATTTGCAATAGAACTGCACAAGTTATGATGCAGGAGTTTTAAAAGGCTATTTAACAAATCTGAGCATCTCTACCTTTGACCCTCATCCAGCCCTATATCAGAAAAAACAGCTGCTAGAGAACCTTTATGTAACTTTGATCCTGgaatgtatctata
This genomic window contains:
- the LOC129710938 gene encoding cystinosin-like yields the protein YLFCRAPTHIHFLVVHSRVLKIINMLIGWIYFLAWSISFYPQVLENWRRKSVIGLNFDFLALNLTGHLAYGVFNIGLFWIPCVKKLFLQCHPDGVNPVESNDVFFSLHAILFTFITIYQCFIYERGSQRVSKIATGFLVAAWLPAIIFIILASSGQITWLQLVYYFSYIKLGIVLIKYIPQACMNYRRKSTVGWCIWNTILDFVGGIFSLLQMSLQSYNNDEWMLIFGDPTKFGLGLVSILFDFIFMVQHYCLYNKAKGYLSLNDGESSVS
- the LOC129711240 gene encoding cystinosin-like, whose translation is MKLPVPIVILCCSLVNMLKIEASEILIVPEVVSLTVDSIQTVKIVISVPLPEAVVIRFSVFYSSKQTNIVELPEQVLLPQFTSSSSFPVKAVEVGQVSIHLQSNSSNLTRHVSL